A part of Microbulbifer sp. MI-G genomic DNA contains:
- a CDS encoding lysine N(6)-hydroxylase/L-ornithine N(5)-oxygenase family protein, which translates to MSDVLDLAGIGAGPFNLAVAALIREKSLAHRFFEAKVEFSWHPGLMLPGVMMQTSFLKDLVTPVDPTNPCSFLAYLVEKKRFYDFLHAEQRTVSRREFADYLSWAARRLDSVQMSSRVQSVLDRGAFFELDVHGPHGRERVRARNLCVAAGKTPNIPQCCRPLLSDNCFHALEIALRNPDVSDKRVAVVGGGQTGAEVVINLLGGHWGCPRQVVWASRRSNYLPLDETPFTNDWFTPEYVDVFRQLSPRRREEIIADQKLASDGISPATLTELYRLFYRLAHIEGDLGRVALLPNRALVGLSCRGDYQLQLENNLLGEADGSEWLNADIVILCTGLREALPPCLAPLQERIPRDEAGHLLLDDAFAAKLIGDSSERRLYFLGTGRTSHGIAEPQLSLSAWRGALVVNDLLGSEVYDIRQSGNFMKWVTHRATQVAVA; encoded by the coding sequence ATGAGCGATGTTCTCGATCTCGCCGGTATTGGTGCCGGCCCATTTAACCTCGCTGTTGCCGCTCTGATACGGGAAAAATCACTGGCGCACCGCTTCTTTGAAGCCAAGGTAGAGTTTTCCTGGCACCCTGGGCTGATGCTGCCGGGGGTGATGATGCAGACCTCTTTTTTAAAGGACCTAGTGACCCCGGTGGACCCCACCAATCCCTGCAGTTTTCTCGCGTATCTGGTGGAAAAAAAGCGCTTTTACGATTTTCTCCATGCTGAGCAACGCACTGTGAGTCGTCGGGAATTCGCCGACTACCTCAGCTGGGCTGCACGCCGCCTGGATTCGGTGCAAATGAGCAGTCGGGTGCAGAGTGTCCTCGACCGCGGCGCATTTTTTGAGCTGGATGTACACGGCCCTCACGGCCGGGAGCGGGTGCGTGCGAGGAACCTGTGTGTGGCCGCGGGAAAAACCCCCAATATTCCGCAGTGTTGCCGACCTCTTCTTTCGGACAACTGCTTCCACGCCCTGGAAATTGCCCTGCGCAATCCCGATGTGAGCGACAAGCGTGTTGCGGTGGTCGGTGGCGGTCAGACCGGTGCCGAAGTGGTGATTAATCTGCTGGGTGGACACTGGGGTTGCCCGCGGCAGGTGGTCTGGGCATCCCGCCGCAGCAATTACCTGCCACTGGATGAAACGCCATTTACCAACGACTGGTTTACCCCCGAATATGTGGATGTTTTCCGCCAGCTCAGCCCGCGCCGCCGCGAGGAAATCATTGCGGACCAGAAACTGGCTTCGGACGGCATTTCTCCGGCAACGCTCACAGAACTCTATCGATTGTTCTACCGTCTGGCGCATATCGAAGGGGATTTGGGGCGCGTGGCACTGTTGCCCAACCGGGCACTTGTGGGCCTCTCCTGCCGCGGCGATTACCAGTTGCAACTGGAAAATAACCTGTTGGGGGAGGCCGACGGTAGCGAGTGGCTCAATGCGGATATTGTGATTTTATGCACTGGCCTGCGTGAAGCCCTGCCGCCGTGTCTGGCCCCCCTGCAGGAGCGCATCCCCCGGGATGAGGCGGGGCATCTCTTGCTGGACGATGCTTTTGCGGCAAAGCTCATTGGGGATTCCAGCGAGCGCCGCCTGTATTTTCTGGGTACCGGACGAACCAGCCACGGCATTGCAGAGCCCCAATTGAGCTTGTCTGCCTGGCGTGGTGCGCTGGTTGTCAATGACCTGCTCGGCAGTGAAGTCTATGATATCCGCCAGAGTGGCAACTTTATGAAATGGGTCACCCACCGGGCAACCCAGGTGGCTGTGGCCTGA
- a CDS encoding IucA/IucC family protein: MKGRDAYWKQANRALLVKSLAELCYEQALVAEPLPEGRYSVQLISGVQYHFQAWLTIWDWLLIECESIEREYNGQRAPAEDAAQFFIDAAGDLEATPSTLGNLLQELANTLVADVALLEKREGLRAETLAQLPDEQLQCLLDGHPKAMVNKGRIGWGAQEFNLYATESAKGVRLLWLAVRRAQAITDSSRAWGWQQLLAESLNTEQLQSLEATRRDKGIDWQAFLPLPVHPWQWQHHIRQHYAHLISCGDLVLLGAFGDEYLPQVSLRTLSNLSRPQALHIKLPLTVLNTSCFRGIPGKYMHFGPALSEWMQRLCERDTTLRTRGTGILQEVAGLHVPHIHHEQIAGTPYRYRELLGVTWRQSPAGLCERGERHLLMAALLQKDGSGNSVAVALIEASGLPVQAWLAQLFDATVVPLYHLLSRYGIGLVAHAQNLTLVLRDNRVVRVLLKDFQGDLRLAQGDFPDRRELPAQAGAVLDQLPPSHIVHDLFTGHFVTVLRYLSAQLAVEVGLCELDFYGVLARVLRRYQKSAVKNAPQMAERFSQFNLFRQRFERVCINRVRLRQGYGDSAERPVPIVGGDLHNPLWLAEQQPGQIEPQSETLSSEEA; the protein is encoded by the coding sequence ATGAAGGGCAGGGACGCTTACTGGAAACAGGCCAATCGCGCTCTGCTGGTAAAGTCACTGGCGGAGTTGTGCTATGAGCAGGCACTGGTGGCAGAGCCCCTGCCTGAGGGTAGGTACAGTGTCCAATTGATCTCAGGGGTGCAATACCACTTCCAGGCCTGGTTGACCATCTGGGACTGGCTCCTGATCGAGTGTGAAAGTATCGAGCGCGAGTACAATGGCCAGCGCGCCCCCGCCGAAGATGCAGCCCAGTTCTTTATCGATGCTGCCGGGGACCTGGAGGCCACACCCAGTACCCTGGGTAACTTACTGCAAGAGTTGGCCAATACCCTGGTGGCCGATGTCGCCCTGTTGGAAAAGCGTGAAGGCCTCAGGGCGGAAACGCTGGCGCAACTACCGGATGAACAGTTGCAGTGCCTGCTGGATGGCCACCCCAAGGCCATGGTCAATAAAGGGCGGATTGGTTGGGGCGCGCAGGAATTCAATCTCTACGCTACCGAGTCCGCGAAAGGCGTGCGTCTTCTGTGGCTGGCAGTCAGGCGTGCGCAGGCGATCACTGACAGCAGCCGGGCCTGGGGCTGGCAGCAGTTGCTGGCCGAGAGTTTGAATACAGAGCAGCTCCAGTCCCTGGAGGCCACAAGGCGGGATAAAGGCATTGACTGGCAGGCGTTTTTACCTCTGCCGGTACACCCCTGGCAGTGGCAACACCATATCCGCCAGCACTATGCCCACCTCATCAGCTGTGGTGATCTGGTGTTGCTGGGAGCATTCGGTGATGAATACCTGCCCCAGGTATCGCTGCGTACTCTGTCGAACCTGTCGCGCCCACAGGCGCTGCACATCAAGCTACCGCTGACCGTGTTGAACACCTCCTGTTTTCGCGGTATTCCCGGTAAATACATGCATTTTGGGCCGGCACTCAGTGAATGGATGCAGCGGCTTTGCGAGCGCGATACAACACTGCGCACGCGCGGTACCGGTATTTTACAGGAAGTGGCGGGGCTACATGTACCGCACATACACCACGAGCAGATCGCAGGTACGCCCTACCGCTACCGCGAACTGTTGGGTGTGACCTGGAGGCAGAGCCCGGCGGGTCTGTGCGAGCGGGGTGAGCGCCACCTGCTGATGGCCGCCCTGTTACAGAAAGATGGCAGCGGCAACTCTGTGGCGGTCGCTCTCATTGAAGCGTCCGGACTGCCGGTGCAGGCGTGGCTGGCGCAGCTCTTTGATGCCACGGTAGTGCCGCTCTATCATCTGCTCAGCCGCTATGGGATTGGCCTGGTGGCGCATGCGCAAAACCTCACACTTGTACTCCGCGACAATCGAGTCGTGCGGGTTCTGCTAAAGGATTTTCAGGGTGATTTGCGCCTGGCACAGGGCGACTTTCCCGATCGCCGGGAGCTGCCTGCGCAGGCTGGGGCAGTGCTCGATCAACTGCCCCCGAGTCATATTGTGCACGACCTCTTCACCGGACATTTTGTGACGGTACTGCGCTATTTGTCGGCACAACTGGCAGTGGAGGTCGGTTTGTGCGAGCTGGATTTCTATGGGGTGCTGGCCCGGGTTCTGCGTCGCTATCAAAAATCCGCCGTGAAAAATGCACCGCAAATGGCTGAGCGCTTTTCTCAGTTCAATCTCTTCCGTCAGCGGTTTGAACGCGTCTGTATCAATCGCGTGCGCCTGCGCCAGGGCTATGGCGACAGCGCAGAGCGTCCGGTACCCATCGTCGGTGGTGACCTGCACAACCCCCTGTGGCTGGCAGAACAGCAGCCCGGGCAAATCGAACCCCAATCAGAAACCCTTTCCTCTGAAGAGGCTTAA
- a CDS encoding GNAT family N-acetyltransferase → MTSPAVMAGFPPTGHSGSLVDGRLWCALETGYRCELCTGRFAQVAYIAGDECAGISLPTGGVPVPDLNPWFDWLFSLNPALQRIEVLVAGKVPFAADSEITRVDFYQCAALWYRGNNGGRFPLQWVENHEGLRHPLRPEPVDGEVYRRHFYSLGMDFSLRSLHPERDLSLFTGWMNQRRVARFWQEEGGTDKQQRYIETVIQDPHKYPLIASFDDMPFGYFEVYWAYEDRIAPHCGAQLFDRGAHLLVGDRRFLGSHFTRAWFNGVSHFLFLDDSRTQALVGEPRADHVAMLRYFDGMFGWQKIREFDFPHKRAALVLCKRGMFFQSMGGV, encoded by the coding sequence ATGACCAGCCCCGCGGTTATGGCCGGGTTTCCTCCCACAGGGCATAGTGGCTCATTGGTCGATGGGCGCCTTTGGTGTGCGCTTGAGACGGGATATCGCTGTGAGCTTTGCACAGGTAGATTCGCGCAGGTGGCATATATTGCCGGAGACGAATGCGCCGGGATCAGCCTTCCGACAGGCGGTGTGCCTGTACCGGATCTGAACCCCTGGTTTGACTGGCTCTTTTCCCTGAACCCGGCCCTGCAGAGGATTGAGGTGCTTGTAGCCGGTAAAGTGCCATTCGCTGCGGACAGTGAAATTACCCGCGTGGATTTCTACCAGTGTGCGGCACTTTGGTATCGCGGTAATAACGGTGGAAGATTTCCGCTGCAGTGGGTGGAGAATCACGAGGGTCTGCGCCACCCACTGCGCCCAGAACCCGTTGATGGAGAGGTATATCGCAGGCACTTTTACTCTTTGGGCATGGACTTCAGTTTGCGATCTTTGCACCCGGAACGTGATTTGTCGCTTTTTACCGGATGGATGAATCAGCGTCGAGTAGCCCGATTCTGGCAAGAGGAGGGAGGTACTGACAAGCAACAGCGCTATATCGAAACGGTGATTCAGGACCCGCACAAATATCCCCTGATTGCCAGCTTTGACGATATGCCTTTTGGATATTTTGAAGTCTACTGGGCTTATGAGGATCGTATTGCGCCGCATTGTGGCGCACAGCTCTTTGATCGCGGTGCCCATTTGCTGGTGGGAGACCGGCGTTTTCTGGGCAGCCACTTTACCCGCGCCTGGTTCAATGGTGTTTCCCACTTTCTGTTTCTGGATGACAGCCGCACACAGGCGCTGGTGGGCGAGCCCAGGGCCGACCACGTTGCGATGCTGAGATATTTCGACGGCATGTTTGGCTGGCAAAAGATCAGGGAATTTGATTTTCCCCACAAGCGCGCGGCATTGGTGCTGTGTAAGAGGGGGATGTTTTTTCAGAGTATGGGGGGCGTATGA